The Aquicella siphonis genome contains the following window.
AAAATTTCGCTATTCAGGCTGCGCCCGGTGTCAACACTCATTAAAAAGGAAGACGGCACTTACCAATATCAGTCTGTTATTCAATCTTCGCAAATCAGCAGCCAGCCTTTCGCAATTCAGGAGCAAGGCACCGACTTTGCATTGCCGTCCGATGAAATCGGCGATTATCTGGTTTCCGTCGCGGATAGCAAAGACGCAGAATTAAGCCGGTTCAAATTTAGTGTGATAGGCAACAGCCAGCAGCCGCTGCCCAAAAACGCCGAGCTCAATGTCAAGTTGAATAAATCCGAATTCAACCCCGGTGAAGAGATTGAAATGCAAATCATGTCTCCCTACTCGGGTTCAGGTTTGATTACCATTGAGCGCAACAAGGTTTATGCCGCACAATGGTTCAAAACCGACCAGACTTCATCCGTGCAAAAAATCCGAATACCAGCTGATTTTCAGGGAAACGGATATATCAACATCGCGTTTGTACGTGACCTGAATTCTCCGGAAATATTCATGAGCCCGCTTAGTTACAGCATCATGCCTTTTGCGGTCACCCATGAGAAGCAAGACATGCGCATTCAGCTGACCGCTCCCAAGCTGGTACGCCCCGGAGAAGATCTCACCATGACGTATCAATCTGACAAGCCTGGAAAAATCATTGTCTTCGCCGTGGATGAAGGCATTCTGCAGGTATACGGATACCAGACACCCGATCCGCTGCAATTTTTCTTCGCCAAGCATGCGCTCGAAGTCAATACGATGCAAATCGTCGACCAGATACTGCCAAAATTCATTGCAGAACGTGAATTATCCGCTGTGGGCGGCGATGAGGGCGAAGCGGCGCTTAAAAGCAATCTGAATCCATTCAAGCGCAAGACTGAAGCGCCCGTCGTTTATTGGTCTGGGCTTGTAGATACCGATACCACACCCCGCAACCTGACATATCATGTTCCGGATTATTTTAACGGCGCATTAAGAGTAATGGCTGTTGCAGCGGGTGCAGATGCTGTTGGTTCGGCAGCTCAATCAACGGAAGTGCGCGGCTATTTTGTAATCAGTCCTAACGTACCGACTTTTGTCGCTCCAGGTGACACCTTTGAAGTAACTGCCGCCATTGCGAATAACATAGAAGGCTCCGGGGCGAACGCGCGCGTATCTGTGAGATTCGACGCTTCATCACAGCTGGAACTCCTGGATGCTTCTGATCAAGGCCTGATTGTGCCAGAAGGCGAAGAGCGCAGCGTGCGAATCAGGGTCCGCGCCAAATCCACGTTGGGCGCCGCAGAAATACGCTGTACGGCAGCCAAGGATGACAAGTCCAGCAGCATGGTATCCACACTAAGTGTGCGCCCATCATCCCCTTACTCGTCTTCCGTCACGAGCGGATTCACCAAGGATGCGCACGCCAGTCTGCCGCTTGATCGTATGCTTTACCAGGAGTTCCGTCATGTTGAAGCGGCAGCCTCACCCAGCCCGCTGATACTCGTGAGCGGATTAAAAAATTATCTCAATGATTACCCCTATGGATGTGTCGAACAACTGGTCAGCAAGGCATTCCCCTGGCTGGCCATGGCAGACCAGCCGTGGTTTGCTGAAGACAAGGATTCCATCAGGGAAAAAATCCAGCAAACCATACAACTGTTAAGCCAGCGTCAAATGTCCAGCGGCGGTTTTAATTACTGGCCAGAAAACGGGTCGTCACAAGGCAACGATTTTGCCTCCGTTTATGCGATGCATTTTTTAACTGAAGCCCGATCACAAGGTTACAACATACCCAAGGATGTTTATTCAGCCGGGGTAGGATTTCTGAAAGAAGTTTCTGTCAGAACGCCTGCAGACCTTGATCAGGCGCGGGTTCAAGCCTATGCAATTTACCTCCTCACCCGTAATGAAATGATCACCACCAATTATCTGACGAATCTGCAATTGGCGCTGGACCGGAATCCGGATCTTCACGCGCGCGACGATATCACCTATGCCTATATCGCCGCGACTTATCAATTACTGCAAAACGCGGCCGAAGCAGATAAATTCATACGCTACTTCAAGCCGCTTTCATTGATTGGCCAGGCTAATGATTTCTACAACGCCAATACCGTGAACGCGCAATATCTCTATCTGATCGCAAAGCATTTTCCGCAGCGATTACAAGCACTGGATGACGCACTCGTCATGACACTGGTCAATGCATTGAATGATAACACCATGAGCACCATACTTGCCGGCTATGCCACCCTGGCTTTAAACTCGTACGCTCAGTCTTCTTCTACGCCTGTTGCGAATGACAACATCACTATCAGGGAAGTTTTTGCTGATGGCAAGGAACATGAGCTTGCATCCACACCAGGACTATACAAGATAGTCTTGCCGGGCTTGCCTGCGCGCAAGATCAACTTTGATAACCCTGGCAGACAACCCATGTTTTACCAGCTGATCCAGGAAGGATTCGACCGCGAACCGCCAAAAAAAATAATCAATCAAGGCATGGAAGTCATGCGCGAGTATCGCAGCGAAGAAAACAATCCTGTGACCGGCATTCAGCTGGGTCGTGAACTTACCGTACACATCCGCGTCCGTTCTAATGATAATCGTTACCATGACAACATCGCGCTGATAGACTTGTTACCCGGCGGATTCGAAGTCGTCGGCGATTCTATCCAAACGCAGGATATGGATTATGTTGACGTGCGCGAAGACCGAGTCATTTTCTTCACAGGTATTGGGCCGGAATCCAGGGAAATCACTTATCGCATCAAAGCCACCACAAAAGGCCAATTCACCATTCCTCCGATAATGGGCGCGTCCATGTATAATCCCGGGATTAAATCCATGGGAGAAGCCGGAAAGATGTCGGTAGATTAAGAACGCCTATTCATTGCACATCATCTCCCGGATCTGACTGGCCGGATGACAAGGCGGCCGCATTCACCCTGGGCTGTCAAGGTCAATCCTGATTTCACGTCAAAATACAACCTTCCCCTGCCTGATTAACTGCCGCAGCGGATTGTTTCCCAGATAATAAACCAGCTCGGCAGGGTGGCTCACCTCCCAAACCGCCATATCTGCCGCCTTGCCCGCCGTCAAGGTTCCGCGCAGCGCGGACATGCCTAATGCCTGTGCGGCATGGCGAGTCACCGCTTCCAGCGCTTCAGACGGAGTCAACCGGAACAAGGTGCAAGCCATATTCATGATCATCAGAAGCGACGTCACTGGTGACGTGCCGGGATTGCAATCTGTGGCAACGGCGATGGGAATACGGTGCCTGCGCAGCAATTCAACCGGCGGCAATTTTGTTTCCCGCAAAAAATAAAATGCGCCAGGCAGGAGAACAGCCACTGAACCTGATTGTTCAAGCGCTTTCACCCCGGGAACGCCGACATGCTCGAGGTGATCAACGGATAACGCCTGATAGCTTGCAGCCAGTGTTGTACCTCCCATATCCGATAATTGCTCGGCGTGGCACTTCACTTTCAATCCATGTTCGGCGGCAGAAGCAAAAACGCGTTTCGTCTGTTCCAGGCTGAAAGCAATTTTCTCGCAAAATACATCCACTGCGTCAGCCAGCTGTTCTCTCGCCACCACCGGTATCATTTCCTGGCACAGCAGGTCAACGTACGCATCCGGATTGCTGCGAAATTCGGGCGGAAACGTATGAGCACCCAGAAAGGTCTTGCTGACGGTGAGAGGCAGGGTGTCCTCTATGCGTTTTGCCACACGCAGCATCTTCAGTTCGGTAGGCCAGTCCAGGCCGTAACCGGATTTGATTTCCAGTGTCGTGACTCCGCTTTTTTGCAAATCACGCGCTCTTGCCAGGCTTTGCTGAAATAATACTTCTTCACTGGCTGACCGGGTCGCGCTGACGGTAGATTGAATGCCTCCGCCCTGACGGGCGATTTCCTCGTAGGTAGCCCCCTGCAAACGCATTTCAAATTCATGCGCGCGATTCCCGGCAAACACCAGATGTGTGTGGCAATCTATTAATCCGGGCGTCAGGCAGCGCCCGTTGCAATCATGGATGACAGCGGCGAGTTTTTCCGGATCGTATGGCAATTCCGCGACCGGTCCCACCCAGGCGATCCGACCGTCCCTCACAGCAATGCCAGCCTGCTGAATCAACCCGTAGCCTTGCTCACAAGTCGCTATTTGTGCGTTTAACCAAATGGCATCGTATTGTTTTCGCATCGATCAACCTTCACTTTTATATTATTATGTCCCGTCAAACATGGTCTTTATTTAAGCATGGCCTATTAGATCAGCCTGGATAAAAATCCAGTCAGCCTACGCGCTCTTGCCATTATGAAATAACTGCATGAGAATACAACAAAAGAAAACTGACAATCACGGAGCACTTTATCATGACCTGGGCTGGCCGCTACATTTCCCCTTCGAAAGCTCTCTGGCAAGGACGCCCAGACATACCTGACGGCTCCTGTTTTTTTCAGGTGATGCAACTTATTGACATTCAGAAAGATGCTCCTGCTCAAGCCCAGCCTGCGCTTGCCATCATCGGATTCTGCTGCGACGAAGGCATACGGCGCAATCACGGCAGGCTGGGCGCGGCAGAAGGACCCGCCGCCATACGCGAAGCCCTGGCCAAGATGCCCATGCAAAGACAGGACATCCTCTGCTATGACGCCGGTGATATCGTGTGCAGCGACAATAACCTGGAAGCTGCGCAGAACGCCCTGGGCGAAGCGGTTCACTTTCTTCTGCGCCACGGCATCACGCCCATCGTCATTGGCGGCGGACATGAACTCGCGTGGGGACATTTTCAAGGCATAGAAAAGAAATATCCCGCGGAAAACCTGGGTATCATCAATTTTGATGCGCACTTCGATATGAGGCCGCTGCTCACAAACAACCAAGGATCCTCCGGAACCCCTTTCCTGCAAATCGCCGAGGCGCACGAGCGCGCAAACCGCCGCTTTGACTATAACTGCATAGGAATTCAAAACACGGGAAATATCCGGCAGCTTTTCACCACCGCGAAAAAATATGAAACCCAGATTGTTTACGCAGACGACATACATCAAGGCGACATGAATAAATACTTCAGCCTCGTCAATCATGTCATTTATTACAACCAGATTATTTACCTGAGTCTATGTCTGGATGTTTTCGCGGTCCCCTACGCTCCCGGCGTCAGCGCTCCGCAAACCTTCGGATTGACTCCCTGGCAAATCGTGCCCGCGTTGAGAAAACTCGCCGAGTCAGGAAAAGTCATCAGTTATGATATCGCGGAATTATCACCCAAATATGATATAGACGCACGCACTGCAAAACTTGCCGCCAGCATGATTTATGAAATTGTCCACCACCACAAAATATAACCAAAACAGGAGTTGCTATGTCAGATATTACTCCGCGTCATGACACGACCCGCCGCATCAAAGCGCCTCATGGAACCCGGCTCACCGCCAAAAGCTGGCTGACTGAAGCCCCGCTGCGCATGCTCATGAATAATCTGGATCCCGATGTGGCGGAAATTCCCAGTGATCTGGTGGTATACGGCGGCATTGGCCGCGCCGCCCGTGACTGGCAGTGTTTCGATAAAATTATTGAATCCCTCACCCGTCTCAATGAGGATGAAACCCTGTTGATTCAATCCGGAAAGCCCGTTGGAATTTTTAAGACGCATCCTGATGCCCCGCGCGTGCTTATCGCCAATTCCAATCTTGTGCCTTATTGGGCGACCTGGGACCATTTTCATGAACTGGATAAAAAGGGTTTGATGATGTACGGCCAGATGACAGCCGGATCATGGATTTATATCGGCAGCCAGGGTATCGTGCAAGGAACCTACGAAACATTTTGTGAGGCCGGCCGGCAGCATTATGCCGGCGATTTGCGCGGCAAGTGGATACTGACCGGCGGTCTGGGAGGAATGGGCGGAGCGCAGCCTCTCGCCGCGACCATGGCTGGCGCATCGATGCTGGCGGTTGAGTGTGACCCCTCCCGCATCAAGCGCAGGCTGGAAACCGGCTATCTGGACACCCAGGCCGCGAGCCTGGATGAGGCTCTGGATCTGCTTGCCAGACACGGCGCCCAAGACAAACCGATTTCCATCGGCCTGCTGGCGAATGCCGCAGACATTTTCCCCGAGCTGGTCGCGCGCGGCGTGAAACCGGATATGGTGACCGACCAAACCAGTGCGCATGATCCGTTAAATGGTTATTTGCCGCGCGGCTGGACTCTCGAACAAGCAGCGGAACTCCGCAAACGCGATCCACAGAAAGTCATACACGCGGCTAAGGAATCCATGGCCATACAAGTCAAAGCCATGCTGGCATTTCATCACCAGGGCATTCCAACATTTGATTATGGAAATAATATCCGGCAAATGGCCAAGGAAACCGGAGTGGACAATGCGTTTGAGTTTCCCGGTTTTGTTCCCGCCTATATACGCCCGTTATTCTGCCGCGGCATCGGACCGTTTCGCTGGGCGGCATTATCCGGCGATCCTGAAGACATTTACCGCACGGATGAAAAAGTAAAGGAACTCATGCCGCAGGACGCGCACTTGATGAACTGGCTGGATATGGCAAAACAGCGTATCCATTTTCAGGGTCTGCCGGCACGCATCTGCTGGGTCGGACTGGGTGACCGCGCGCGCCTGGGACTTGCGTTTAACGAATTGGTAAGAACCGGTGCTGTCAAAGCCCCTATTGTCATTGGGCGTGATCATCTTGATTCCGGTTCGGTCGCCAGTCCAAACCGCGAGACAGAAAGCATGCGGGATGGCTCGGATGCGGTATCCGACTGGCCGTTGTTAAACGCGCTGCTGAATTGCGCAAGCGGCGCAACCTGGGTCAGTCTTCATCACGGCGGCGGTGTCGGCATGGGTTTTTCCCAGCATGCCGGCATGGTCATTGTAGCGGATGGAAGTGATGCCGCAGCCAGGCGTCTCGAACGTGTGCTGACTAACGATCCTGCGTCAGGCGTCATGCGTCACGCCGATGCGGGTTATGAGACCGCCATCCATTGCGCCAAAGAACATCACTTAAAATTACCCATGGTAAAATAAACATGAAATTCATTCTCGAACCCGGTCAAATCAGACTGGCAGACGTGCGCCTGATTCTCGATGAAAACACGACGCTCGAACTGGATGGCCGGTCAGCCGCCATCATCACGGCATCAGAAAAAGCCATTCAGACAATTATCTCGGAAAACAAAACGGTTTATGGCGTCAACACGGGATTTGGCCTGCTGGCCAGCACTCGCATTGACACCGCCGACCTGGAAGAATTGCAGCGCAGCATCGTTCTCTCTCATGCGGCTGGCACCGGTGAGTTATTAAGCGACCAGGCAGTGCGGTTGATTCTAGCACTCAAAATTAACAGCCTGGCACGCGGTTATTCCGGCATCAGAATGGACACGCTGCAGGCACTCATCCAATTATACAACGCAAAAATCTATCCCTGTATTCCCGCGCAGGGATCTGTTGGCGCTTCCGGCGATCTCGCTCCCCTCGCGCATATGAGCGCCGTGCTTCTGGGTGTGGGTGAGGCCCGACATGCCGGTAAAATCATTCCCGCCGCGGATGCGCTCGCGAAAATAGGTCTGAAACCGTTGAAACTCGCGCCCAAGGAAGGCTTGGCGCTGCTTAACGGCACACAAGTGTCCACCGCCCTCGCCCTGCTGGGTTTATTAATGGCGGAAGATTTATTCACCGCCGCCATATCAGCAGGCGCGCTTTCTGTCGACGCCGCGCGCGGAAGTGACACGCCATTCGATGAGCGCATCCAGTCTGTGCGCGGCCACCGGACACAAATGATAGCCGCGCAAATGATCCGGGACTTGCTGGCTGACAGCGAAATACGCGAATCGCACAGATTGTGCATCAAAGTCCAGGATCCTTATTCGCTGCGCTGCCAGCCGCAAGTCATGGGCGCGTGCCTTTCTCATCTCTTGTATACCAGCGAAACATTATTGACCGAAGCCAACGCGGTGTCAGATAACCCGCTGGTTTTTGCCAATGAAAATGTCGTCTTGTCCGGCGGAAACTTTCATGCCGAGCCGGTTGCAATGGCGGCGGACGCCATCGCGGTCAGTATTGCGGAGATGGCCGCGCTTTCGGAGCGCAGGACCGCCCTGCTGGTGGATCCGCATTTTAGCGGCCTGCCAGCCTTTCTGGTCAATAATCCCGGTGTCAACTCGGGTTTCATGATCGCGCAAGTCACTGCCGCGGCGCTTGCCAGCGAGAACAAGTCACTTGCACACCCCGCGAGCGTAGACAGCCTGCCGACTTCCGCCAATCAGGAAGACCATGTCAGCATGGCAACCTACGCTGCCAGAAGACTGTTACAGATGGCTGATAACGCGGCGGGTATCATCGGAATCGAATTACTGGCGGCCTGCCAGGGTATTGATTTTCTGCGCCCGTTGAAAACCTCGCCGCGGCTTGAACAAATCCACCAGCTTGTCCGCTGTCATGTCGATTTTTATGACAAGGACAGGTATTTCGCGCCTGACATCGCTGCAATAAAACATCTCATTCAATCCGGAAAAATTCGCGAACTCACGCAACTTTCGCTGTTTTCCTGACCACTCGCCGAGGACCCTCGTATGGATAGAAAAGCCCTGAATTTACCCATCCTGATCTCCCTCGTGGTCGGGAACATGATAGGAACAGGCATATATGTCCTGCCCGCCTCGCTCGCGG
Protein-coding sequences here:
- the hutG gene encoding formimidoylglutamase — encoded protein: MTWAGRYISPSKALWQGRPDIPDGSCFFQVMQLIDIQKDAPAQAQPALAIIGFCCDEGIRRNHGRLGAAEGPAAIREALAKMPMQRQDILCYDAGDIVCSDNNLEAAQNALGEAVHFLLRHGITPIVIGGGHELAWGHFQGIEKKYPAENLGIINFDAHFDMRPLLTNNQGSSGTPFLQIAEAHERANRRFDYNCIGIQNTGNIRQLFTTAKKYETQIVYADDIHQGDMNKYFSLVNHVIYYNQIIYLSLCLDVFAVPYAPGVSAPQTFGLTPWQIVPALRKLAESGKVISYDIAELSPKYDIDARTAKLAASMIYEIVHHHKI
- the hutU gene encoding urocanate hydratase; translation: MSDITPRHDTTRRIKAPHGTRLTAKSWLTEAPLRMLMNNLDPDVAEIPSDLVVYGGIGRAARDWQCFDKIIESLTRLNEDETLLIQSGKPVGIFKTHPDAPRVLIANSNLVPYWATWDHFHELDKKGLMMYGQMTAGSWIYIGSQGIVQGTYETFCEAGRQHYAGDLRGKWILTGGLGGMGGAQPLAATMAGASMLAVECDPSRIKRRLETGYLDTQAASLDEALDLLARHGAQDKPISIGLLANAADIFPELVARGVKPDMVTDQTSAHDPLNGYLPRGWTLEQAAELRKRDPQKVIHAAKESMAIQVKAMLAFHHQGIPTFDYGNNIRQMAKETGVDNAFEFPGFVPAYIRPLFCRGIGPFRWAALSGDPEDIYRTDEKVKELMPQDAHLMNWLDMAKQRIHFQGLPARICWVGLGDRARLGLAFNELVRTGAVKAPIVIGRDHLDSGSVASPNRETESMRDGSDAVSDWPLLNALLNCASGATWVSLHHGGGVGMGFSQHAGMVIVADGSDAAARRLERVLTNDPASGVMRHADAGYETAIHCAKEHHLKLPMVK
- the hutI gene encoding imidazolonepropionase — protein: MRKQYDAIWLNAQIATCEQGYGLIQQAGIAVRDGRIAWVGPVAELPYDPEKLAAVIHDCNGRCLTPGLIDCHTHLVFAGNRAHEFEMRLQGATYEEIARQGGGIQSTVSATRSASEEVLFQQSLARARDLQKSGVTTLEIKSGYGLDWPTELKMLRVAKRIEDTLPLTVSKTFLGAHTFPPEFRSNPDAYVDLLCQEMIPVVAREQLADAVDVFCEKIAFSLEQTKRVFASAAEHGLKVKCHAEQLSDMGGTTLAASYQALSVDHLEHVGVPGVKALEQSGSVAVLLPGAFYFLRETKLPPVELLRRHRIPIAVATDCNPGTSPVTSLLMIMNMACTLFRLTPSEALEAVTRHAAQALGMSALRGTLTAGKAADMAVWEVSHPAELVYYLGNNPLRQLIRQGKVVF
- the hutH gene encoding histidine ammonia-lyase, whose product is MNMKFILEPGQIRLADVRLILDENTTLELDGRSAAIITASEKAIQTIISENKTVYGVNTGFGLLASTRIDTADLEELQRSIVLSHAAGTGELLSDQAVRLILALKINSLARGYSGIRMDTLQALIQLYNAKIYPCIPAQGSVGASGDLAPLAHMSAVLLGVGEARHAGKIIPAADALAKIGLKPLKLAPKEGLALLNGTQVSTALALLGLLMAEDLFTAAISAGALSVDAARGSDTPFDERIQSVRGHRTQMIAAQMIRDLLADSEIRESHRLCIKVQDPYSLRCQPQVMGACLSHLLYTSETLLTEANAVSDNPLVFANENVVLSGGNFHAEPVAMAADAIAVSIAEMAALSERRTALLVDPHFSGLPAFLVNNPGVNSGFMIAQVTAAALASENKSLAHPASVDSLPTSANQEDHVSMATYAARRLLQMADNAAGIIGIELLAACQGIDFLRPLKTSPRLEQIHQLVRCHVDFYDKDRYFAPDIAAIKHLIQSGKIRELTQLSLFS